A genomic window from Brevibacillus agri includes:
- the fba gene encoding class II fructose-1,6-bisphosphate aldolase produces MPLVPMTAFTEDVKLHKYAVGQFNLNNLEFTQAITEAAMEEKSPVIFGVSEGALKYMGLDYTVAIAKVAAERAGVPVALHLDHGSNFDIVMKCIRAGFSSVMFDGSHHSFEDNLRLTKQVVEAAHAVGVSVEGELGTIGGVEDDLSVDEEDATLANPEEAIRFWEETKVDYLAIAVGTAHGMYKGVPKIRYDIIEKVANNIGAPIVLHGGSGVPDEAIVESIRLGVGKINVNTESQVACTETVRKVLAAKPNEIDPRKYLGPARDAIKEVVKGKMRLFGSSNRA; encoded by the coding sequence ATGCCACTGGTACCTATGACCGCTTTTACCGAAGACGTCAAATTGCATAAATACGCCGTCGGACAATTTAACCTGAACAATCTGGAGTTTACTCAAGCGATTACCGAAGCTGCGATGGAAGAAAAATCGCCTGTGATTTTCGGTGTTTCCGAGGGAGCACTCAAATACATGGGACTGGACTACACGGTCGCCATTGCAAAAGTGGCGGCGGAGCGCGCAGGAGTACCTGTTGCCCTGCACCTCGATCATGGCAGCAACTTTGATATCGTAATGAAGTGCATTCGCGCAGGATTCTCTTCTGTCATGTTCGATGGTTCCCATCACTCGTTTGAAGATAACCTTCGCTTGACCAAACAGGTTGTTGAGGCTGCTCACGCTGTTGGCGTTTCTGTAGAAGGTGAACTCGGTACCATCGGCGGGGTAGAGGACGACCTGTCTGTTGACGAGGAAGACGCTACGCTGGCAAACCCTGAGGAAGCGATCCGCTTCTGGGAAGAAACAAAAGTAGACTACCTGGCGATTGCAGTGGGCACAGCTCACGGCATGTACAAAGGCGTGCCAAAAATCCGCTACGACATCATCGAAAAAGTAGCGAACAACATTGGAGCGCCAATCGTTCTGCACGGCGGTTCCGGCGTACCGGACGAAGCGATTGTAGAATCGATCCGCCTGGGTGTCGGAAAAATTAACGTAAATACAGAAAGCCAAGTCGCATGCACCGAAACGGTTCGCAAAGTGCTAGCTGCGAAGCCTAACGAAATCGACCCGCGCAAATACCTGGGCCCTGCTCGCGACGCGATCAAGGAAGTTGTAAAAGGAAAAATGCGCCTGTTCGGTAGCAGCAACCGCGCGTAA
- a CDS encoding thymidine kinase yields the protein MAQLYFRYGAMNASKSIQLLTVAHNYEQSGKKVVVFTPAVDDRYGVGKVASRVGISREAIPISEETNLYEIVAAETVKPHCVLVDEAQFISRHHVDQLVAIVDQLGIPVIVYGLLKNFKNELFPGSAALLCEADKVEEIKTVCVYCNKKATHILKFKNGQPVYTGETIEIAGNDTYSSVCRKHYYHPPANR from the coding sequence GTGGCACAATTATATTTTCGTTACGGGGCAATGAATGCCTCCAAATCTATTCAGTTGCTGACAGTCGCTCACAACTACGAGCAATCCGGCAAAAAAGTAGTGGTGTTCACGCCAGCCGTCGATGATCGGTATGGGGTGGGAAAAGTGGCTTCGCGGGTAGGCATCAGCAGAGAGGCAATTCCGATCAGCGAAGAGACGAATTTGTACGAAATAGTCGCAGCCGAGACGGTAAAGCCGCACTGTGTGCTGGTCGACGAGGCGCAGTTCATCAGCCGCCATCACGTGGATCAGCTCGTGGCGATTGTCGATCAGTTGGGCATTCCCGTCATCGTCTACGGCTTGCTGAAAAACTTCAAGAACGAGCTTTTCCCCGGCAGCGCCGCCTTGCTCTGTGAAGCGGACAAAGTCGAAGAGATCAAAACAGTGTGCGTGTACTGCAACAAAAAAGCGACGCATATTCTCAAATTCAAAAACGGACAACCTGTCTACACCGGAGAGACGATTGAAATTGCTGGCAACGACACGTACAGCAGCGTCTGTCGCAAGCATTACTACCATCCCCCGGCAAATCGCTGA
- the prfA gene encoding peptide chain release factor 1: protein MFARLSAVEERFEEVTNLLCDPDVISDTKRLRELSKEQASLEETVTTYREYKSVVSQIDDAKAMLEEKLDDEMREMVKLEISELTGRKEQLEERLKILLLPKDPNDEKNVIVEVRGAAGGDEAALFAAVLFRMYTRFAERHGFKIEVLEASPTDIGGYKEIVFSLSGRGAYSKMKFESGAHRVQRIPATESGGRIHTSTATVLVLPEAEDVEVEVHEKDIRIDTFCSSGAGGQSVNTTKSAVRVTHIPTGIMVSCQDEKSQHSNKDKALRVLRARLYDYYMQQQNAEADATRKSLVGTGDRSERIRTYNYPQSRVTDHRIGLTLHRLESVLEGELDEVIDNLILHEQTELLKSHAHSA, encoded by the coding sequence ATGTTTGCACGCTTATCCGCAGTTGAAGAGCGTTTTGAAGAAGTAACGAATCTCCTATGTGACCCCGACGTCATCAGCGATACAAAACGCTTGCGTGAGCTGTCCAAGGAACAGGCTTCGTTGGAAGAAACAGTGACGACCTACCGTGAATATAAATCAGTTGTGAGTCAAATAGATGATGCCAAAGCCATGCTGGAAGAAAAGCTGGACGATGAAATGCGTGAAATGGTCAAGCTTGAAATCAGCGAATTGACTGGGCGCAAGGAGCAGTTGGAAGAACGCCTGAAAATTCTTCTGCTGCCAAAAGATCCAAACGACGAGAAAAACGTGATCGTGGAGGTGCGCGGTGCAGCAGGCGGCGATGAAGCGGCTCTGTTTGCGGCTGTTTTGTTCCGCATGTACACCCGTTTTGCCGAGCGTCACGGCTTTAAAATCGAAGTGCTGGAAGCAAGCCCGACAGACATCGGCGGCTACAAGGAAATCGTCTTCTCGCTGTCCGGCCGCGGCGCCTACAGCAAAATGAAGTTCGAGAGCGGTGCGCACCGCGTACAACGCATTCCGGCGACAGAATCCGGCGGACGCATCCACACGTCTACGGCTACCGTACTGGTACTGCCAGAGGCAGAAGATGTGGAAGTGGAAGTTCACGAAAAAGACATTCGCATTGATACGTTCTGCTCCAGCGGCGCTGGCGGACAGAGCGTCAATACGACCAAGTCTGCCGTTCGCGTAACGCACATTCCGACAGGGATCATGGTGTCCTGTCAGGATGAGAAATCCCAGCACTCCAACAAAGACAAGGCGTTGCGCGTACTCCGCGCGCGTCTGTACGACTACTACATGCAACAACAAAACGCGGAAGCAGATGCTACGCGCAAAAGCCTGGTGGGTACCGGCGACCGCAGCGAGCGCATCCGCACGTACAACTATCCGCAAAGCCGCGTGACCGACCACCGCATCGGTCTGACCTTGCACCGTCTGGAATCGGTGCTGGAAGGCGAACTGGATGAAGTGATCGACAACCTGATTTTGCATGAACAGACGGAGCTTCTGAAAAGCCATGCACACTCAGCTTGA
- the fsa gene encoding fructose-6-phosphate aldolase, which translates to MRFLIDTANVDEIREIHEWGVLAGVTTNPSLVAKEGRDFIETLKEIIDIVDGPISAEVISTDAKGMIEEGEKLASLSKNIVIKLPMTAEGLKATKYFAKRKIRTNVTLVFSANQALLAARAGASFVSPFLGRLDDIGQDGMQLIEDIAEIFSVHGIDTEIIAASVRHPVHVTEAARRGSHYATIPAKVFKQLIAHPLTDSGLEKFLADWASMQK; encoded by the coding sequence ATGCGTTTTTTGATTGATACAGCAAACGTTGATGAAATTCGCGAGATTCACGAATGGGGAGTCCTGGCCGGAGTAACCACGAATCCTTCGCTGGTTGCCAAGGAAGGCCGCGACTTCATCGAGACATTGAAGGAAATCATCGACATCGTAGACGGTCCGATCAGCGCCGAAGTTATCAGCACCGATGCAAAAGGCATGATCGAAGAGGGCGAGAAGCTCGCTTCCCTCTCGAAAAACATCGTCATCAAGCTGCCGATGACTGCCGAAGGTTTGAAGGCGACCAAGTATTTTGCCAAGCGCAAAATCAGAACAAACGTCACGCTGGTGTTCTCCGCAAACCAGGCGCTGCTCGCAGCTCGGGCAGGAGCGAGCTTCGTGTCTCCGTTCCTGGGACGTCTGGATGATATCGGACAAGACGGCATGCAGTTGATCGAAGACATTGCAGAGATTTTCTCTGTGCATGGCATTGATACCGAAATCATCGCGGCATCTGTTCGTCACCCTGTGCACGTGACAGAAGCTGCCCGCCGCGGTTCTCACTACGCGACCATCCCGGCGAAAGTGTTCAAGCAACTGATTGCCCATCCGCTGACTGACAGCGGCCTGGAGAAGTTCCTCGCTGATTGGGCAAGCATGCAAAAATAA
- a CDS encoding radical SAM protein — translation MYLVYADEKGNVYDHPGLFAVARNGDILTEILEEELIPLPEGATLVSLPDTVPIGMDPETGEMIKLDGCTAVGALVPQGITRLLLPGYVKTNRESKLPLFGYSAVVWKDDRFWVAGRASDDIYKWDPLNFPMDELRQRVEKTLELFPNNRILHHLSHCALEYECLTASNNFFHRWEGSLPVSYTCNAGCYGCISEQPDDSGFPSPQTRMNFKPTEDELVEVMLHHLQTPESIISFGQGCEGEPSTMAGIIVPAMRRVRATTDMGFININTNAGLTDHIKGIVDAGLDLMRVSIISAIDEHYNAYYRPRNYTLENVARSAEYAASKGVYTSINYLCFPGVFDREEEMEAMINFIRRTGIKLIQMRNLNIDPESYLAMIPKAQGEVFGMKQAIEIYQQELPDVVIGSFTHIPPAELRRRKNMA, via the coding sequence ATGTATTTAGTGTACGCAGATGAAAAGGGCAATGTTTACGACCACCCGGGCTTGTTCGCGGTGGCGCGCAACGGCGATATATTGACAGAAATTCTCGAGGAAGAGCTGATCCCGCTGCCGGAAGGGGCGACGCTGGTCAGCCTGCCGGATACAGTACCGATCGGAATGGACCCGGAGACGGGCGAAATGATTAAGCTGGACGGCTGTACGGCGGTCGGGGCGCTCGTTCCGCAAGGGATTACCCGACTTTTGCTCCCGGGTTATGTGAAAACAAACAGGGAGAGCAAGCTGCCGCTGTTCGGGTATTCGGCAGTCGTATGGAAAGACGACCGTTTTTGGGTAGCAGGCAGAGCGAGCGACGACATTTACAAATGGGACCCGCTGAACTTCCCGATGGATGAGTTGCGGCAGCGAGTGGAAAAGACGTTGGAGCTGTTCCCGAACAACCGGATTTTGCATCACCTGTCGCACTGTGCGCTGGAGTACGAGTGTCTGACGGCCTCCAACAACTTTTTCCACCGCTGGGAAGGCAGCCTGCCTGTTTCCTATACCTGTAATGCCGGTTGCTACGGCTGTATTTCCGAGCAACCAGACGACAGCGGCTTCCCGTCTCCGCAGACGCGGATGAATTTCAAGCCGACAGAGGACGAGCTGGTAGAGGTCATGCTGCACCATTTGCAGACGCCGGAGAGCATTATCAGCTTCGGCCAGGGCTGTGAAGGCGAGCCTTCGACCATGGCCGGGATCATCGTTCCGGCGATGCGCCGCGTGCGAGCGACGACCGACATGGGCTTTATCAACATCAATACAAACGCAGGCTTGACCGACCATATCAAAGGGATCGTCGACGCGGGGCTGGACTTGATGCGCGTCAGCATCATCAGCGCGATTGACGAGCATTACAACGCCTACTACCGCCCGCGCAACTACACGCTGGAAAACGTAGCGCGATCTGCGGAATACGCGGCCTCCAAGGGCGTGTACACCTCGATCAACTACTTGTGCTTCCCGGGTGTTTTTGACCGCGAAGAAGAAATGGAAGCGATGATTAACTTCATCCGCCGCACAGGTATCAAGCTGATTCAGATGCGCAACCTGAACATTGATCCGGAAAGCTATCTGGCGATGATTCCAAAAGCGCAGGGCGAAGTCTTCGGCATGAAGCAGGCGATTGAAATCTATCAGCAAGAGCTGCCGGATGTCGTGATCGGGTCGTTTACGCACATTCCGCCGGCAGAGCTGCGCCGCAGGAAAAACATGGCCTGA
- the glpX gene encoding class II fructose-bisphosphatase: MERSLTLELVRVTEAAALASASWMGLGRKDEADDAATTAMRKEFEKVPMDGVVVIGEGEMDEAPMLYIGERLGQGVAPAVDVAVDPLEGTNILAKGTWGAISVIAIADRGNLLHAPDMYMEKMAVGPKAVGKVDINAPIRDNLKAVAAAQGKDISDLVAIVLDRDRHSRIIHEIREAGARIRLISDGDVAAAINTAFPDTGVDILFGSGGAPEGVLAAVALKCLGGEIQGKLLPQSEEEIQRCVKMGLSNPHQVLFMDDLVKGDDAIFAATGVTDGELLKGVRFQGTRATTHSVVMRAKTGTVRFIEGNHRLERKPSLGL; this comes from the coding sequence ATGGAACGCAGTTTAACACTTGAACTGGTACGTGTAACCGAAGCGGCTGCTTTGGCTTCCGCCAGTTGGATGGGGCTTGGACGAAAAGACGAGGCCGACGACGCGGCGACGACCGCCATGCGCAAGGAATTTGAAAAAGTGCCAATGGACGGCGTAGTCGTAATCGGGGAAGGCGAAATGGATGAAGCGCCGATGCTCTATATCGGCGAGCGTCTCGGCCAAGGGGTAGCGCCAGCAGTAGACGTGGCTGTCGACCCGTTGGAAGGGACGAATATCCTGGCAAAAGGCACATGGGGCGCAATCTCTGTCATTGCGATTGCGGACCGCGGAAATTTGCTGCATGCTCCTGACATGTATATGGAAAAAATGGCAGTAGGGCCAAAAGCGGTTGGCAAGGTCGACATCAACGCGCCGATTCGCGACAACCTGAAAGCCGTTGCTGCGGCACAGGGCAAAGACATCAGCGACCTGGTGGCGATCGTGCTTGATCGTGACCGTCATTCTCGCATCATTCACGAAATTCGCGAGGCAGGTGCCCGCATTCGCCTCATTTCCGACGGGGACGTGGCGGCTGCGATCAACACGGCATTCCCGGACACGGGCGTAGACATTTTGTTCGGTTCCGGCGGAGCGCCAGAAGGTGTATTGGCTGCGGTGGCGTTGAAATGCCTCGGAGGCGAAATCCAGGGCAAGCTGTTGCCGCAAAGCGAAGAAGAAATTCAGCGTTGTGTCAAGATGGGTCTCAGCAACCCGCACCAGGTGCTGTTTATGGATGATTTGGTCAAGGGCGACGATGCCATTTTTGCGGCAACGGGCGTAACAGATGGGGAATTGCTGAAAGGGGTTCGCTTCCAGGGAACTCGCGCTACTACCCATTCTGTCGTCATGCGGGCAAAAACGGGTACGGTTCGCTTCATTGAAGGAAACCACCGCCTGGAACGCAAACCGTCACTCGGTTTGTAG
- a CDS encoding UDP-N-acetylglucosamine 1-carboxyvinyltransferase: MDKLIINGGKPLAGTVTISGAKNSAVALIPAALLADGPVVIENLPRIQDVDIYHGLLREMGADVLFEDDWMEIDGRLMKLMLMPNGKIKKLRASYYLWGALLAKFGEAQVGLPGGCDLGPRPVDLHIKGFEAMGAEVENKNGVMTIRAKNGRLQGARIYLDLVSVGATINIMLAASKADGVTIIENAAREPEIVDVATLLNNMGANIKGAGTDVIRIQGVERLRGCRHTIIPDRIEAGTYMIAAAATNGNVLVENVIPKHLESLTAKLREIGAQVMEMDDCIQVVGRDSYRPIDVKTSPYPGFPTDLQQPITTLLTLAKGSSIVTDNIYSSRFRHVDELRRMGATLKVEGRSAVIEGGSKLNGAKVVASDLRAGAALFIAGLATSGTTELEGLEHIDRGYENLVGKLQMLGADVTRVGLQHTESPQR; the protein is encoded by the coding sequence ATGGATAAGCTGATTATCAATGGTGGAAAACCGCTCGCGGGGACGGTAACCATCAGCGGAGCCAAAAACAGCGCAGTCGCACTGATTCCAGCCGCGTTGCTGGCGGATGGACCTGTAGTTATTGAAAATCTGCCCCGTATTCAGGATGTAGATATTTACCACGGGCTTCTGAGGGAAATGGGAGCTGACGTGCTGTTTGAAGATGACTGGATGGAAATCGATGGGCGCCTGATGAAGCTGATGCTCATGCCCAATGGCAAGATCAAAAAGCTGCGCGCCTCTTACTATTTGTGGGGAGCCTTGCTCGCCAAATTCGGAGAGGCACAGGTCGGATTGCCTGGCGGCTGCGATCTGGGGCCACGACCTGTCGATTTGCACATCAAAGGCTTTGAGGCGATGGGCGCCGAGGTGGAGAACAAAAACGGCGTGATGACTATTCGGGCCAAGAACGGTCGTCTGCAAGGCGCGAGAATTTACCTCGATCTCGTCAGCGTCGGAGCGACGATTAACATCATGCTCGCTGCTTCCAAGGCAGACGGCGTGACCATTATTGAAAACGCTGCCCGCGAGCCGGAGATTGTCGATGTGGCGACACTGCTCAACAACATGGGGGCAAACATCAAAGGCGCAGGCACCGATGTCATCCGCATCCAGGGCGTGGAGCGTCTGCGCGGCTGCCGGCATACGATTATTCCGGACCGGATTGAAGCGGGGACGTACATGATTGCCGCAGCGGCGACGAACGGCAATGTACTGGTCGAAAACGTGATCCCCAAGCATCTGGAGTCGCTGACGGCGAAGCTGCGCGAAATTGGCGCGCAAGTGATGGAAATGGATGACTGCATTCAGGTGGTCGGACGGGATTCCTATCGTCCCATTGATGTGAAAACAAGTCCGTACCCTGGGTTTCCGACCGATTTGCAGCAGCCGATCACGACGCTGTTGACCCTTGCCAAAGGATCGAGCATCGTGACGGACAACATCTACAGCTCGCGTTTTCGCCATGTAGATGAGCTGCGGCGCATGGGAGCGACGCTCAAGGTAGAGGGACGTTCCGCTGTCATCGAAGGCGGAAGCAAGCTGAACGGAGCCAAGGTAGTAGCTTCTGACCTGCGGGCCGGAGCGGCGCTGTTTATCGCAGGGCTGGCTACGAGCGGCACGACAGAGCTGGAAGGTCTTGAACATATCGACCGCGGCTATGAAAACTTGGTGGGCAAGCTGCAAATGCTGGGTGCCGATGTGACGCGGGTAGGCTTGCAGCACACAGAAAGCCCGCAGCGTTAA
- a CDS encoding M23 family metallopeptidase — MEYVQVPVPIESQTEAKKAVVEQALFQAFNPYASLTKQAPAAKSNTMVYAVRQGDTLSGIAERYGLTLKKLVEMNKISNPHLLSVGMKLIITKDEVTHMVKRGETLDYIARRYGVSRELMLERNPLLKWLSDNLYVGQVVYIPVAGGPPMQAEELQQKRNTTQAASRQVVARIRGRMDWPVEGATITSGFGTRWGKVHKGVDLWNEQEAKTPILAAKAGRVVEAGANRSGYGRMVVLDHGDGLQTFYAHMRTILVTPGQSVEAGDVLGYMGQTGDSTGYHLHFEVRQDDVPVNPLPYLGR, encoded by the coding sequence GTGGAGTACGTGCAGGTTCCTGTGCCCATCGAGAGCCAGACGGAAGCGAAAAAGGCTGTCGTGGAGCAAGCGTTGTTTCAAGCGTTCAATCCGTACGCGAGTTTGACAAAGCAAGCGCCTGCTGCCAAAAGCAATACGATGGTGTACGCAGTGCGCCAGGGCGACACTCTTTCCGGAATTGCCGAACGCTACGGCCTTACGCTGAAAAAGCTGGTGGAGATGAACAAAATCAGCAATCCGCATCTGCTTTCTGTCGGGATGAAGCTGATTATTACCAAAGACGAAGTGACACATATGGTGAAGCGCGGAGAGACGCTCGATTACATAGCGAGAAGGTACGGAGTCAGCCGTGAGCTAATGCTGGAACGCAACCCGCTTTTAAAATGGCTGTCGGACAACCTGTATGTGGGACAGGTTGTGTACATCCCTGTTGCCGGAGGGCCGCCGATGCAGGCAGAAGAGCTGCAGCAAAAGCGAAACACTACCCAGGCGGCAAGCAGGCAAGTGGTGGCGCGGATTCGCGGCCGAATGGATTGGCCTGTAGAGGGAGCGACGATTACAAGCGGCTTCGGAACACGCTGGGGCAAGGTGCATAAAGGCGTGGATTTGTGGAACGAGCAGGAGGCCAAAACGCCGATTTTGGCCGCGAAAGCAGGGAGGGTGGTCGAAGCGGGCGCCAACCGCTCCGGATACGGGCGGATGGTCGTACTGGACCACGGAGACGGCCTGCAAACCTTTTATGCCCATATGCGCACGATTTTGGTCACGCCCGGCCAGAGCGTAGAAGCGGGCGACGTCCTCGGATACATGGGCCAGACAGGCGATTCCACCGGGTATCACCTGCATTTTGAAGTCAGGCAGGACGATGTGCCGGTCAACCCGCTCCCGTACCTCGGCAGGTAA
- the rpmE gene encoding 50S ribosomal protein L31: MKQGIHPKYNVVTVTCACGNEFESGSVKQALKVEICSNCHPFFTGKQKFVDAGGRVDRFKRKYNLS, encoded by the coding sequence ATGAAACAAGGTATTCATCCTAAGTACAATGTAGTAACCGTTACATGTGCATGCGGTAACGAATTTGAATCCGGTTCCGTGAAACAAGCGCTGAAAGTGGAGATCTGCTCCAACTGCCATCCTTTCTTCACTGGAAAACAAAAATTCGTGGATGCTGGCGGCCGTGTAGACCGTTTCAAACGCAAATACAATCTGTCCTAA
- a CDS encoding FAD-binding domain-containing protein, with amino-acid sequence MDAQSVADDCGGWQWSASTGTDPQPYFRIFNPVSQGEKFDPDGTFVKKYLPVLRQVPLQYIHKPWEMPEHVQEKAGCRLGIDYPVPRVDHASRRKLAMSLFQEAKDRYAMTRK; translated from the coding sequence CTGGATGCACAATCGGTTGCGGATGATTGCGGCGGCTGGCAATGGAGCGCCTCTACCGGGACGGACCCGCAGCCGTACTTCCGCATTTTCAATCCGGTTTCGCAAGGGGAAAAATTCGATCCGGACGGAACCTTTGTCAAAAAATATCTTCCCGTTCTGCGGCAAGTCCCTCTACAATATATCCATAAGCCTTGGGAGATGCCTGAGCATGTGCAGGAAAAAGCGGGATGCAGGCTAGGAATTGACTATCCCGTTCCGCGCGTCGATCATGCGAGCAGACGGAAGCTGGCTATGTCTTTGTTTCAAGAGGCAAAAGACCGCTACGCCATGACGCGAAAATGA
- the rho gene encoding transcription termination factor Rho: protein MLLSELEEKKLTDLYKLAKEYHIPYYSQLKKKELIFAILRARAERDGLMFMEGVLEILPEGYGFLRPINYLPSSEDIYISQSQIRRFDLRMGDVVSGKARPPKENERYFGLLQVEAVNGEDPETASERLHFPALTPLYPQTKLVLETAPERVSTRLMDLLAPVGLGQRGLIVAPPKAGKTMLLKEIANSITESRPDIHLFVLLIDERPEEVTDMQRSVKGEVVASTFDELPENHIKVAELVLERAKRLVEHKKDVVILLDSITRLARAYNLVIPPSGRTLSGGIDPAAFHRPKRFFGSARNIEEGGSLTILATALVETGSRMDDVIYEEFKGTGNMELHLDRKLAERRIFPAIDIRRSGTRREELLLSKEELDKLWMIRKNMNETNEFVDSFIKKLADTKTNEEFLQTLESKQQGRGKTAGTTVSS from the coding sequence ATGTTACTTTCTGAACTCGAAGAGAAGAAACTGACCGATCTCTATAAGCTGGCCAAGGAGTACCATATCCCGTATTACTCCCAACTGAAGAAGAAGGAATTGATCTTCGCAATCCTTCGGGCACGAGCGGAGCGGGATGGCCTGATGTTTATGGAAGGGGTGCTGGAAATCTTGCCGGAGGGCTACGGCTTCCTCCGACCGATCAACTATCTCCCCAGCTCGGAAGACATCTACATCTCCCAGTCGCAGATTCGCCGTTTTGATCTGCGCATGGGGGATGTGGTGTCGGGCAAGGCTAGGCCGCCAAAAGAAAACGAGCGCTATTTTGGACTGTTGCAAGTAGAAGCAGTGAACGGAGAAGACCCGGAGACTGCTTCAGAGCGTCTTCATTTCCCCGCCTTAACACCGCTATATCCTCAAACCAAGCTAGTGCTGGAGACCGCGCCCGAGCGTGTTTCCACCCGCCTGATGGACCTTCTTGCCCCTGTTGGGCTGGGTCAGCGTGGATTGATTGTCGCTCCGCCAAAAGCGGGCAAAACCATGCTCCTGAAAGAAATCGCCAACAGTATTACGGAAAGCCGACCGGATATTCATCTGTTTGTGCTGCTCATCGACGAGCGTCCGGAAGAGGTTACGGATATGCAGCGTTCTGTCAAAGGCGAGGTGGTCGCCTCTACGTTTGACGAGTTGCCGGAGAATCACATCAAGGTGGCGGAGCTTGTATTGGAGCGGGCAAAGCGTCTGGTTGAGCACAAAAAGGATGTCGTCATCCTGCTCGATTCGATTACCCGTCTCGCTCGCGCCTACAACCTGGTGATCCCGCCGAGCGGCCGGACGTTGTCTGGCGGTATTGATCCGGCGGCGTTCCACCGTCCTAAGCGCTTTTTCGGTTCGGCGCGCAACATCGAAGAGGGCGGCAGCCTGACGATTCTCGCGACGGCTCTGGTCGAGACCGGATCGCGCATGGACGATGTGATCTACGAGGAGTTCAAGGGAACGGGCAACATGGAGCTTCATCTGGACCGCAAGCTGGCAGAGCGCCGTATCTTCCCGGCGATCGACATTCGCCGTTCGGGAACGCGCCGCGAAGAATTGCTGCTGTCCAAAGAAGAGCTGGATAAGCTGTGGATGATCCGCAAAAACATGAACGAAACGAACGAGTTTGTCGATTCGTTTATCAAAAAGCTGGCGGACACGAAAACAAACGAAGAATTTTTGCAGACCCTGGAAAGCAAGCAGCAAGGCCGGGGGAAAACGGCTGGCACGACGGTGAGTTCATGA
- the prmC gene encoding peptide chain release factor N(5)-glutamine methyltransferase, with translation MHTQLDWSDVTTIREAQVRASSFLREKGAKDPLFEAELMIRHCLGWDRTRYLISMAEPIAAETLAKLDELCQRRSRHEPLQYMFGEQEFFGRAFTVRPGVLIPRPETEILVEQVLAAAAAIWPESEALAVADIGTGSGAICITLALEKPHWQVTTVDLSPDATAVARENAERLGASVRFLQGDLVQPLLAAGEKVDILVSNPPYIPSRDVDELDEEVRLHEPRLALDGGDDGLDCYRRLCEALPALLKDKAVVAFEVGIHQAQDVATLLQASGVIEQVQIVPDLAGIERVVIGVRR, from the coding sequence ATGCACACTCAGCTTGATTGGTCTGATGTCACGACGATTCGAGAAGCCCAGGTACGGGCTTCTTCCTTTTTGCGGGAAAAAGGGGCAAAGGACCCGCTGTTCGAAGCGGAGCTGATGATTCGCCACTGCCTGGGCTGGGACCGCACGCGCTATTTGATCTCGATGGCAGAGCCGATCGCCGCAGAGACACTGGCGAAGCTGGACGAGCTGTGCCAGCGCCGCAGCAGGCACGAGCCGCTGCAGTACATGTTTGGCGAGCAGGAGTTTTTCGGACGCGCCTTCACGGTGCGGCCCGGAGTCCTGATCCCTCGGCCGGAGACAGAAATACTCGTCGAGCAGGTGCTGGCTGCGGCAGCGGCTATTTGGCCGGAAAGCGAAGCGCTCGCCGTGGCGGATATCGGGACAGGCAGCGGGGCCATCTGCATCACGCTTGCTCTGGAGAAGCCGCACTGGCAGGTGACGACCGTCGATTTATCGCCGGATGCGACAGCGGTCGCGCGGGAAAACGCAGAGCGTCTGGGTGCCTCCGTGCGCTTTTTGCAAGGCGACCTGGTGCAGCCGTTGCTTGCAGCCGGGGAGAAGGTAGATATTCTCGTCTCCAATCCCCCGTATATTCCGAGCCGGGATGTGGACGAGCTGGACGAAGAGGTTCGCCTGCATGAACCGCGTCTGGCGCTGGACGGAGGCGACGACGGGCTGGATTGCTATCGCCGCTTGTGCGAGGCGCTGCCAGCTCTGCTCAAGGACAAAGCAGTCGTCGCTTTCGAGGTAGGCATCCATCAGGCGCAGGATGTGGCGACGTTGCTGCAGGCATCTGGCGTAATCGAGCAGGTGCAGATCGTGCCGGATTTGGCGGGAATCGAGCGGGTCGTTATCGGCGTAAGGCGGTAA